The proteins below come from a single Chryseobacterium nepalense genomic window:
- the fabG gene encoding 3-oxoacyl-[acyl-carrier-protein] reductase yields MKLLEGKVALITGATRGIGKGIAEMYAQQGAKIAFTYAGSVDKAKELEATLSSVTQIKGYQSDASDFDAAQTLVDEVLKEFGKIDILINNAGITKDNLLLRMSKEDWDKVINVNLDSVFNLTKAVIKPMMKAKEGSIINMTSVVGISGNAGQANYAASKAGVIGFTKSVALELGSRNIRCNAIAPGFIQTEMTDALDDKAKDKWNEAIPMKKLGQTKDIANACVFLGSEMASYITGQTLNVDGGLLT; encoded by the coding sequence ATGAAACTATTAGAAGGAAAAGTAGCGCTAATAACGGGAGCTACAAGAGGAATCGGAAAAGGAATCGCTGAAATGTATGCCCAGCAGGGAGCAAAGATCGCTTTTACTTATGCCGGATCTGTAGACAAAGCTAAGGAATTAGAAGCCACTTTAAGTTCTGTAACTCAAATTAAGGGATATCAGTCTGATGCATCGGATTTTGATGCTGCTCAAACATTGGTAGACGAAGTTCTGAAAGAATTCGGAAAAATTGATATCCTGATCAACAATGCCGGTATCACAAAAGATAATCTGTTGTTGAGAATGTCAAAAGAAGACTGGGATAAAGTAATCAATGTAAATCTTGATTCTGTATTTAATCTTACAAAAGCCGTAATCAAGCCTATGATGAAGGCAAAAGAAGGTTCTATTATCAATATGACTTCCGTAGTTGGAATTAGCGGGAACGCGGGACAGGCGAATTATGCGGCCTCAAAAGCCGGTGTTATCGGGTTTACAAAATCTGTAGCGCTTGAATTAGGTTCCAGAAATATCCGTTGCAATGCTATTGCTCCGGGCTTTATCCAGACTGAAATGACAGATGCGCTTGATGATAAGGCAAAAGACAAATGGAACGAAGCTATTCCTATGAAAAAATTAGGTCAGACAAAAGATATTGCCAATGCCTGCGTGTTTTTAGGAAGTGAAATGGCATCGTACATCACGGGTCAGACTCTGAACGTAGACGGCGGTTTATTAACGTAA
- a CDS encoding DUF6056 family protein, giving the protein MKSVYSVTAFFSTILIIGLVYISYFNVYQTDDYIYAYTTGKLGFIGNMQEFYLNWGGRYFGYGYNMLIPLSKDPENILPKIYPVFLIFSFIAVSALNFKEFFKYSWLLALGKGFALFLFYTVILTNISEHFFWFTGSNVYFLPVIISGLLVFFCRKYNDTNKKMWYGLVLLLIFILMGSNEILALIVFGMIIYWNTQNKSARARIMLMVGLSGILISFLAPGNFQRMTESQDVFYVKWFKRIIYFGADTTYIVIKTAIVIPLFIKIFEKELAEITDRYDFKKLIIIWMISFLPLLFLGFIMNSIGRQFENIIFFWLLSSSVILYMRFGKIKKFWIFSMIIMLLPQTNFFPEKYKNFNISFNINTIAKEILYTDLKAYDREISERVHILKTTPSDSVVVDKIKTVPVVLYFDEMSSVSETRDYVSMQLERYFNKKYIRTK; this is encoded by the coding sequence ATGAAGTCAGTATATTCTGTTACTGCATTTTTTTCCACTATATTGATCATCGGCCTGGTATATATTTCTTATTTTAATGTATATCAGACCGATGATTATATTTATGCATATACTACCGGAAAATTAGGATTTATTGGAAATATGCAGGAATTCTATCTGAATTGGGGAGGGCGCTATTTCGGATATGGTTACAATATGCTGATCCCGCTTTCCAAAGATCCGGAAAATATTTTGCCTAAAATTTATCCTGTTTTTCTCATCTTTTCTTTCATAGCTGTTTCAGCACTTAATTTTAAAGAATTTTTTAAGTATTCCTGGCTGCTGGCACTTGGTAAAGGGTTCGCCTTATTTTTATTTTATACTGTTATTTTAACGAACATTTCAGAGCATTTCTTTTGGTTTACCGGATCCAATGTATATTTTTTGCCGGTTATTATATCGGGACTTTTGGTGTTTTTCTGCAGGAAATATAACGATACAAATAAAAAAATGTGGTACGGCCTGGTTCTGTTACTCATTTTCATTTTAATGGGCTCCAATGAAATTCTTGCACTGATTGTATTCGGGATGATAATATATTGGAATACTCAAAATAAGTCAGCCAGAGCAAGAATAATGTTAATGGTTGGTTTATCAGGCATTTTAATTTCATTTCTTGCCCCGGGAAATTTTCAGAGAATGACTGAATCTCAGGATGTTTTTTACGTGAAATGGTTTAAAAGAATCATCTATTTCGGCGCGGATACAACTTATATTGTTATCAAAACAGCTATTGTAATTCCATTATTTATTAAAATTTTTGAAAAAGAACTGGCCGAAATAACAGACCGGTATGATTTCAAAAAACTTATAATCATTTGGATGATCTCTTTTTTACCATTACTGTTCTTAGGATTTATCATGAACAGTATCGGAAGACAGTTCGAAAATATTATCTTTTTCTGGCTGCTAAGTTCATCGGTGATACTATATATGAGGTTTGGGAAGATCAAAAAATTCTGGATTTTTAGTATGATTATTATGTTACTGCCGCAAACCAACTTTTTTCCTGAGAAATATAAGAATTTTAATATCAGTTTTAATATCAATACCATCGCTAAAGAGATATTGTACACAGATTTAAAAGCCTATGACAGGGAAATAAGCGAAAGAGTTCATATTTTAAAAACAACACCATCAGATTCTGTTGTTGTAGATAAAATAAAAACAGTGCCTGTTGTATTATATTTTGATGAAATGTCTTCTGTAAGCGAAACCAGAGATTATGTAAGCATGCAGCTGGAGAGATATTTTAACAAAAAATACATCAGGACGAAATAA